The following are encoded together in the Citrus sinensis cultivar Valencia sweet orange chromosome 1, DVS_A1.0, whole genome shotgun sequence genome:
- the LOC102620122 gene encoding thaumatin-like protein, with protein sequence MAVTMLLRSLLALLLTTIVLFSHNIKATTITLFNKCEHPVWPGIQASAGKPLLARGGFKLPPNKAYTIRLPPLWSGRFWGRHGCRFDASGRGRCATGDCGGSLFCNGIGGSPPATLAEITLGQQQDFYDVSLVDGYNIAMSILPIRGSGKCSYAGCVSDLNLMCPAGLQVRSNSRVVACKSACFAFNSPRYCCTGSFGNPQSCKPTAYSRIFKAACPRAYSYAYDDPTSIATCTGSNYLLTFCPRHRR encoded by the exons ATGGCAGTAACAATGCTGCTTAGATCTCTACTCGCTCTCTTGCTCACCACCATCGTCCTCTTCTCTCACAATATCAAAG CTACAACAATCACATTATTCAACAAATGCGAGCACCCAGTTTGGCCCGGAATACAAGCGAGCGCAGGCAAGCCACTACTGGCACGTGGCGGCTTCAAGCTCCCACCAAACAAGGCCTACACCATACGCCTACCGCCCCTCTGGTCCGGGCGCTTCTGGGGTCGCCATGGATGCAGGTTCGACGCCTCAGGCCGGGGCCGCTGCGCCACCGGGGACTGCGGCGGATCGCTCTTCTGCAACGGCATAGGCGGCAGCCCGCCGGCCACCCTCGCCGAAATCACGCTGGGGCAGCAGCAGGACTTCTACGACGTGAGCCTGGTCGACGGTTACAACATCGCAATGTCGATTTTGCCCATCAGAGGCTCCGGGAAATGCAGCTACGCTGGGTGTGTGAGTGACCTGAACTTGATGTGTCCCGCGGGGCTACAAGTGAGGTCCAACAGCAGAGTGGTGGCCTGCAAAAGTGCTTGTTTCGCTTTCAACTCGCCCAGGTATTGCTGCACTGGGAGCTTTGGGAATCCTCAATCCTGCAAGCCCACTGCTTACTCCAGGATTTTCAAGGCCGCTTGTCCCAGAGCTTACAGCTATGCTTATGATGATCCCACTAGTATTGCTACTTGCACCGGCAGCAACTACTTGCTCACTTTCTGCCCCCGCCATCGCCGTTAG